The genomic region CCAAGCGCTTCGCTTGTTTTGTCTACGCTTGCCGCTATGGCACTGAAGCTTGCCGCTATGGCACTGAAGCTTGCCTCTTGCGAGGCAGATCAATGAACATCTCTATTATCACGATTGCAAAAAAAGAGCGTTCCCTCTACGATCCTTTGTATCATGAACAGATGAAAATGATCTCTCGTTTTGCGAAGGTGGATGACGTTGAATTGTTCCCAAAAGAGGTAGTAAAAGCGCACACTATCAGTTCTGAAGCTTCACAAGCGGCGTATTCGAAACTCTTATCACCGATGTTGGGTAAAAATTACTCGATTGCGTTGCATCCGGATGGGAAAAAAATGGATAGTTTTGCATTTAGTAAGCTTATAAGTGATAAAATTTCGTTGCAATTTTTTATAGGTGGTGCATACGGCTTTGAAAAGAGCTTTGTAGACCAATGTGATACGGCAATCAGTCTGTCAGAGATGACAATGAGCCATAAAATCGCAAAAGCGGTGCTTCTAGAGCAAATATACCGCGCCTATTCACTGTTAGCAAACCATCCGTACCACAAATGAGGAGCATTGATGAGAGACCATGAGTTGCAGTATTTC from Sulfuricurvum sp. harbors:
- a CDS encoding 23S rRNA (pseudouridine(1915)-N(3))-methyltransferase RlmH, whose protein sequence is MNISIITIAKKERSLYDPLYHEQMKMISRFAKVDDVELFPKEVVKAHTISSEASQAAYSKLLSPMLGKNYSIALHPDGKKMDSFAFSKLISDKISLQFFIGGAYGFEKSFVDQCDTAISLSEMTMSHKIAKAVLLEQIYRAYSLLANHPYHK